The following DNA comes from Bacillus spongiae.
TTGCTTTTTCACGCCACTCTTTTAATACAAAAGCCAAGTCCCTTAATGCTTCATCTTGAATGAAATCATTCCAAACATCATCATCTGTTTGTGAAAGTTTTTGTTGGAAAGAATTAAAACTTACTTGAAAGGTTGCACTGAGTGAAGTGAGTTCCCCTCTTAAGGCATCTGCTTTTCGATCATTCATATTTTGTGCTTGCAAGCACCCAATAAAAGCTCCAGCTTGACGTAAATACATCATCACACTAGTAGCAGGCTCAATCATGTTCACTATATTATGAACTGTTGGTTGTATAAACTTTCGCTCCTCTTCTGCAAAAGCCACTACCTTTTCCTGTAGGTTGTTCATATGATCACGAAATTCCGAAGACTCACTACCTCCAGAAAAGAACACATCTAAATCCCAAACCTCACTATATCCCAAAATAAGTCCCCCTTTTTTCATTCTTACTATGTATTCGAGGATTTTGATAAAAAACCCTTTCCTTCTATTGTAACGTAAATAGACGAATAAATCAGATTGGATCCTTCTTAATCAGAGGACTACTATTGACTAGAATAAAACCCTTTAACTAGAACAGGCTATAAATAGAGGTGATTATATGAAAAGAAGGACCGCTTCAGGGACTGATATTGAAGAAGTAAAAAAACTAAATAACGCTTCAGGCTTAGCTTACAATGAGGTAAAAAACAAATTAGCTGAGCAATATAGACAAAAAACAAAAAATCAATCTCCACCTACTAACTAAAATACACTTAAATAATCTTCTGTTTTTCACTAATAGGTAGTGCCTATTAGAATAATTACAATAGTAAAAAAAGGACAATTTATAAAAATTGTCCTTTAGGAAATCACAAAATGCAATTGGTTAGCATTATAAATTTTTAAATGTCGTAAATTCAAAAGAATGATCTGTAACCTTCTTTTGAACCCCAGAAGCTTCCTTATCTTCCACTACTTTTTGGTCACTATTTTGCTTTCCCTTATTAACTTTAGTGAACGTTGATTCTAGACTGTTTAAAATTAAATTAATACTGATAATTGTTAAAGAAAAGAAAATAATAGGTACAATAGGGATATAAGGATGAATGAAAAAATATTCAAAATAATCTCCTATTAAACCTGACCACTCATAGGAAAGTGTCTTTGGAGGCTCCTGAAGTGGAGAATAATCGATGACCGTCCCCCCAAAAAACATACTTAATAAACCTAGATGTGCTAAAATAATCAACGTTTGATTAAATTGCTGAATGAAAAGAATGACAAATCTTTGGATTAAATGCTTATATACATGAACGAAGATAATTCGAAATGTGCTCGCACCTAATATTTTGGAGGCTTTAATAAATTCCATTCCTAGTATTTTCTGAATTTCCTTGACGATATATAGCACCACACTTGGTAATGGCAGCAGTACTAAAATTATTACTTCAAACGAGGCTCTCACATAAAATGGCTCTGCAAACCCATCAAAAGGCATTGTCAAAACATTAATAAGAATAAAATATGCAACCAATGTTACGGGAAGCACTGAAAAGGTTTCAAGAATATGTTCAAATACTTTAAAGGTTCTTAAAAAATATCCACTTAAGATTGTTCCAATCACAATTCCTACTATTAACTGAAAAAAGGCAATTAATAAAGTAATGCCAATTGTATATTTGGCTCCTTCAATAACGATATGGAATAAATCGTAGCCGTTAGGATCTGTCCCTAATGGAAATGCTAATGAAGGCTGAAAAGGAGCCGTTTCTACAAGTTGTCCATCTATATATATACTTTGGACTTGCCTAATATCTCCATTATTAAATACAGTATTTCCGATACTAGCTAGAACTAAGAAACTAATAAATGAAAAACCAATTAAAAACCGTTTATCCTTCAACAAAACTTTAATCAATTATGCCTCCCCCTTTTTAATCACACTTGGAACGAAAAGTTCATAGAGCTGAAATAGAAGAAAAATAGGATAATATAGTAATAGAAGGGAGATAAAAAAAACATCAGGAAAAGGATAATTTAATAGGAAAGACATGACTCCAGGAATATTAAATAAATACTCTACAATAAGTAGATTCGTTAAAAAAAATAAGATAATGGTTTTTGAGTAATGAAAAAGAGAATAGACCGTATTTCGTAGTATGTGGACAAAGATGATGTTAAAGGAAGAAACACCTTTCGCCTTCGCTAAGTGTGCATAATTTTTATGAAGTTCTTCTATCATTTGATTAATTAATAACTTTGTAATGATCATTGTAGGTGTTATGCTCAAACAAAGAATTGGTAGGAATATGGCTTGTTCCTCACCATACGATGCAAAATTTAAAAAGACAATATCCGTCTTCTTATATAACCAAACAATAAATAGTTGCAAGCCTATAATATAAAATAGATCAGGGATGGATTGTATGTATGTTAAGATTTCTTGAATGATTTTAATATACTTTTCCTTTAAGTTGACTACGAAAATCGCTATAATAATCGATACGAATCCAGAGATTAATAATGAACCAACAATTAGCTGTAAAGATTGACGTAACGCCTCAAATATTGTTGGAAACAAAGGTCTAAATGTATCTCCTCCTGTCGCATATTGAAATTCACCTAATAAGACTACTTTTTGTAAAAGATCAATAATATGGCCAAAGTAGTTTGTCATATTGAGTTGAAAGTCGTCAAATAAATAAGGAAGACAGCTGATTAAAAGGGTTGCCACAAAAGCAGATAGTATTTTCCATATTAACGTGAGAAAACGATTTATTATG
Coding sequences within:
- a CDS encoding ABC transporter permease, giving the protein MIKVLLKDKRFLIGFSFISFLVLASIGNTVFNNGDIRQVQSIYIDGQLVETAPFQPSLAFPLGTDPNGYDLFHIVIEGAKYTIGITLLIAFFQLIVGIVIGTILSGYFLRTFKVFEHILETFSVLPVTLVAYFILINVLTMPFDGFAEPFYVRASFEVIILVLLPLPSVVLYIVKEIQKILGMEFIKASKILGASTFRIIFVHVYKHLIQRFVILFIQQFNQTLIILAHLGLLSMFFGGTVIDYSPLQEPPKTLSYEWSGLIGDYFEYFFIHPYIPIVPIIFFSLTIISINLILNSLESTFTKVNKGKQNSDQKVVEDKEASGVQKKVTDHSFEFTTFKNL
- a CDS encoding ABC transporter permease subunit; translation: MYIINRFLTLIWKILSAFVATLLISCLPYLFDDFQLNMTNYFGHIIDLLQKVVLLGEFQYATGGDTFRPLFPTIFEALRQSLQLIVGSLLISGFVSIIIAIFVVNLKEKYIKIIQEILTYIQSIPDLFYIIGLQLFIVWLYKKTDIVFLNFASYGEEQAIFLPILCLSITPTMIITKLLINQMIEELHKNYAHLAKAKGVSSFNIIFVHILRNTVYSLFHYSKTIILFFLTNLLIVEYLFNIPGVMSFLLNYPFPDVFFISLLLLYYPIFLLFQLYELFVPSVIKKGEA